The DNA segment TTTTCACACATTCAGTACAGTTATAATTGTAAAACTTTAGAATGTTCGTTGAACGTCAACATGGCGGCTAACCAACATTATAAGGATAgattcatttaaattcattcaatTACGGCATTATAAAACTCTAATAGAGAGGTTTAAAGATGCAAGAGGAacgttcaaactcataagtcgaaaataaactgacaacgccatacacataaaaaaaaaacaatagacagACAATTATTATtgaacacaaaacacaatatagaaaactaaagacggAGCAACACGAATCCCGACAAAAACTGGGAATAATATCAGATTATCTGGAAGGGTGAACaaatcctgctctacatgtatCACCCATCATGTTGCTCATGTAAATACAAACCCTTGAATGGATAATTCGGTAgataatgataaaacatcaGCTGTCGATGAGACGGCATAAAATCAACATAAAGTACGATTTGAACAGTCGGATGaaaatttgttcatttattgtaaCAGTTGAGAAACTGATTTcgttttcataaatataatgattaaaCTTCAACGTTCATCATATTTTGATTGCTTACACGAAACTTTGTACATTCCATTACGTGTTGAAATACTTCAAGTAACATTTATTACAAAAGGGTATTATATCATGTGGGAACAGACGAAAAATAATTGTTCTGACAGACTTGATTTCCAATAGACGATAGGATCAACTATCTTCAGACAAATATCAACAGTAATGATACTAATCTATAGGAAGAGAAATCATACAAATATTACCGTGTAATAGAAAAACAATGGCATATAGTAACAAATTCATCTATTCCAAAGCAAATATAACACAAATGTCAAACACGCATAGACGTTCTTATTCGTTAAAATTcatcgttgtttttttttcatcaattatccatagatatttcattaaaatgcaTAAGATTTATATAAGTTACATTCCCCTTTTTATGTGTGAAGTTGTGGTGATCATGGTAACACGTATTTCTTGTACATTAGTTAATATTTTATTGGTGTTTATAACTTCACTTAGTCCAGTTTGATATTTACTAAAATATTCCCTTaaacactatttattttttgcgCAAttcaaagtattttattttctcaCTTAAACTGATTTAGCAAAACGTAAAGGTTGGAAAACGTAAACAACTTGTCTAACCCAGCTTTCGTGTAGGTGCCTAAAACTAGCATCTTAGTTTCGAACTTTTTTGATCACCATAGAATTTGTTTACCATTTGTCTAGACCCATTATTGCAGAATTTATACATTTCTTGTCTAAACCCAGCACCGCAAaatatattcaacattttttacTTAGTTTTATTATTAACTTGTCTAGACCATAAGCGCTGAATTTTTATCAAGACCTAGCACCACCAAGTTGctggttttattttgtcataatagtgatataacagcaaatttttttaattcaaaatcatCTAGCAaatattttcgtttattttaattttaagaagTTATGAAGTGATaataaaaatgtaagaaaatgatttttattttccagaTATTATGCTATTGTGCACCCATTATCCGCCATGAAGGTTAACAGCAAGTCAAGAACAAAGAAAATTATTGCAGTTACTTGGGTCATTCCAATATGTGTGGCATCACCTTATCTTTATTgtaaaaattatgtatttacGATTTCAAGTGATTATGGTATGATTTCACGCCAGATATGCTCAGATAGGTTTGATGAATTAGACGGCAACACGGGAACGTTTAGGAGagttttctttattcttttattcGTCATTATGTATTTCTTACCCATGATGATAATAATTGGAACTTGTACCAAAATAGCCATGTGCTTACTTCGACCAATTGTGATTGAGAATACCCATCTTCGGAGACGTGATTCTAAACGGAGAAACGAAGTAAATAAACGCAAGGTGAGATAGTATtggtagttatcaaaggtaccaggattataatttagtacgccagacgcgcgtttcgtctacataagactcatcagtgacgctcatatcaaaatatttataaatccaaacaagtacgaagttgaagagcattgaggatccaaaattccaaaaagttgtgcttaAAACGTGTACTGTTAACTTTATATAATGAGTTCAAATTGAACGATCATGACGTTATAAACGACAGACCAATATGtggaattaaatattttaagaacGAAAAGTTGCTTCCTCGTTTAAACAATTATTAGTCCttgatatataatgtaaacatgtttaactgcATCTTTAAAGCGTATAGTTAGAGTTGTCAGATTATAAAAACTCGTCCACTCAGATCTTTGAGACTGTTATAAGATGGTCATTAAGTGAATTAATTGATTGCTCAAGTCTGTAATTCACTTCCTTGACAGTTCTTTGAAaagttcaatgttttttttgttagaaGGTTTATAGTACTTTTACATATAAACCCAAAGAATGCATCATCAACAATTCAAATAGACCAATCATTTCAAGCCAGACAaacttaaaatacaaataaggaACAATTTTAAAGTAAACTGATTTACCAATATGAAGTTCTGAAAGGGTACAATCACGTCCTTGCGCCTGAAATATATACACACcttataggttgcatttctgtaaatattgacaatgcaatttcccataggaactacttttacggctaaaactttACCActttttactatgaagttttgaaaaaatcttatcctagaattgaaagttgcaccacaatttttttcaaaggtcaaaatatagggctgtgcggcatattttcaaggTTTTAATTATATGCCcaatttcaaataacaaagttgTTTGCGTTTTGCTGTAATTAATACAAAGCAGtactatttgataaaatgaaacATCTCAAACACATTTTGGTTGAATTGAGCTTTTACAGAAGTTCACTACCAGGtaatagataataaaattaatatttatttttcattctttgcTCGTTCCACATTAATGCTGCAAACAGGAGATTAGGAccgcgttcaatatcgtagctgcTACGTTGATTTTTGTCTATTGGACGTGAAGGTAACCTAcagtttctatatatatattgatatctACAAAATGtacgtagctgctacgatattaAACGCAACCCAGTAATTCATGTTAATTATTACAATGTGATGTAAATTAGAATTTGTAAAAAGCACCatagaaaacaaatcaataCACTCGACGTTTACGATAAATGTATCCTTTCCTCAAATCGCACCGACTATCTGTGATTACTGTTACAGTTGCACGTAAACAGAAATCAACGTTTTTGATATGCTGCATCAAAAGCTCAACAATGTTTTTTCCCGTAcaacttaaattaatttttaacgAATATAACCATACCATTCAAGTgtgtcattttttgtaactttggAAATATTCATACAAGAAAGCAATATTCCAATATAACGTAAGTATTTCGAGAAATACGAACAAATTAATTGTTTCACCGCCTATAATAAGGaacaattgtattttattcGGCTCGTGAGTAAACATTGCCTTGATTGAATTGTTATTCTTCGCTGTCAACGCTATTCACTTTTCCATATATCTACAAGTTATGTGTTTACGATAACAATTTTCTCGATCGTATGAGTCAAGTGCTATTGAGGTGGACGTTTAAGTAGGGATATTTGTCGCTGAGTGTTTAACTAAGCTACATAAATGGTAGACATAGAAGCCtgataaatgttaaattattcaATGTATTTCTGCTTTTTGACGCTATCACCCTGGCCTGATAGACACTGCTTAGATTTAGTCCGTTAAACTATTAGAAACAATTAAAATGCAAGTTAGTaagttattttgataattttgccGTATCTCTATCTTAATACTACATACCATTTTATATCTGCCATAATGATAGCCAATAGTAGTATGTGTATTGTGTAATATCTAACAGTAACGCTTCTACGACTGTCATAATCATAGAAGGGaacttttttataatcttttttttcttcttcgaaaatttgattattcatatttagtgttatttcttttcattcaaagtataatttttattacagGTAGCAAGAATGGTTATTGTTGTTGCAGTAGCATTTATCGTAGCTTGGTCACCACAATATTTTGTTAGCATTATTAGTCAGCTTCAAGAATCAAGTTTCTTAAGAGAGGAGCAGTTTCTTTTTACTATGCTGATGACACATCTGTTCGGATTCATCAACAGTTGTGTCAATCCATTCATTTACACGGCTATGAGTGAAAAATTTAGGAAAAGTTTCCGGCGAACTCTTGGAAAAGTATTCTGCAACTACTATTGCAGACAGCGATTGTTTTATAGAGGAAGTATGTCACAAAGACGTTCAACAGCTATAACAACTCACGCATCGTCATTTACGGATCCCGAGGCAGAACCGTTGAGATCCCATTCCAATTTTCCTCGTTACAAACTTCAAGTTAAGGCTACACCTTCACGTAGTAGTAGCAGTGATGGAAATTCAAGTTGTCGATCGAACAGTCGTTTGACTAAAAACGGAACAGGAAATTCAAAAGAAACATGCCTGTCATTACAATGTAACAGTGATGAAAATATTGTAGCAAATCCTAAACAATGTCATGTCAGGTTCAAACCTAATCACATCGACATTCCCGATTCCGATTCGTTGTCCGTCATTAACACATTCTCGACAGATGACAATCCTACCATTTTACAAAAAGGCTCTAGGAAATCACCAATTACCACAAATGGATGTTCGTATCATGGTAAAGACTCTGTTGATTCATTTTCATGATTAAATCCATTTCAAAACATGTAATTGGTCCCTGGAATAAAACTGTGATAGAATATTCTGGACTGAAGACAGATTATTTAGagttaaaacatatcaaattaataatataacaggaacatccttattatttattttatgtaaagaTTGTTGTATTCAATCATAaagtattatttattaaaacaggGATGAGACTTGATTATATCCGCCTGTTAATATTAACATTTCGCAAATTTGGTTTCACTTGCAAAATAGTATTCAGGTTGAAAAAGAAACCTATCTTCAAACTTAAACAGTATTACCAAATACGGTTCTGCTTAGTTTAAGTCACAGggattcaaaaaaaataaatatcaatatttaggTATACCTTTATTCACTGCGCGTGCGAACATTGCTCTCATCctaatgttttaactttaagAGATAcaagaaaagtcaaataatgCATACTTATTATAATGGGCATGGTTTCTCATAATAATTCATGTACTAACAGCATCAAAATTCAGTTCAGCTTTTTAGCTTCACTTTTAAAACCaagatataaatacattttcaacaataaaacacAGGCTTAAATATGTTGGCTGCTTTACttatcattattgaacttatgTTGAAAGTATGTAAATGATGATTTAACTCCCAAGTACCATATACAATTAACAGTACCAATGCCCCATGTAAATAAGGGCAAGGTAAGAGAAACTACGGAATACAGACATGTATACCTTTCGAACGTAGCATACGCCAAATATATTATGCCTATTTGCTAAAAACATctgaaaacagaaaaagtaaaaatcacaaaaatacttaactccgaggaaaattcataacgaaatgttcctaatcaaatgacaaatcaaaagctcgaacacatcaaacgaaggAATACTTGTTATATTCCTGACCTGGTACAGGCAatttctgatgtagaaaatggttgcttgaacctggttttatagctagctaagcATCTCacctgtatgacagtcgcacaAAATTCCATTGTATTGACagcgatgcatgaacaaaacaaacagacatcaaaggagaaaatatcaaaaataggggtacagtagtcaacattgtgttcTAATCTTAATAACTACAATCAAACACACATGTAgcaaagaagaacaaaaaaggcatatagaccaAGCGTATTAGCAATAAAGAAAGACTATAACtacaaaaaattaccatatataaccggatgtataagtacagagccacgtcatatacAGATCAACGAAACATAAAAAGGAATGTATACAAATCAcacagcaaaaatgaaagacaagcatacaaacatgttttacaacAGCACAGTAACGGGAAGTATAGGTATACGTTTAAAAGTAACACCAAAAAGGCATGTAGACAAAGCActttagcaaaaatgaaagacaataatACGAGAATATCGCAAACAATAACTTAATGACAGGATGTACAAGTACAAGTATcttaataacaataaaacaaacataaaattatatttaacagagaagcaaaaaaaaaaggcatatgtcaattttaaaaactcattcattgctttctttgttttgaattttatttatgtatgttatatCTACTGCTAAACTATTGAAAGATTTGAAGTACTTGGACCAAATGGTTAGATTAACATTCACTCTGACGTAGAAAAGAGCGTTTGACATGATAATTTAAACGTCATACAAGTAGAGTTAAAATAATagttttgtcgttcaaagtatgaaaaGATTAGTCCAAAGTTCTTTTTGGCATATCCTCTGCAGAATGTATATTAGAAGTTTAAATCTACTTATTGTAGCTTATCTATaattaaattcatcatagataccaggatttaaattttgtatgtgCACCTGACGCGCGTTTAATCTACAAATATGCTTATTGcgtttttcttctaaaaaaagGAACGTCATATTGTATAAAAGAACACAAAAGTGCATGTAGGCAAATCATTAGCAATTATGAAAGAccacaattcaaaaattatacggaacaataacacaataccGGAATAATTAAGTAaggagccacgtcatatgtatcgAGGAAACAAATAAGTtaccgagccacgtcatatgtatcgAGGAAATACACAAAGTCACAAAGACAAAGCAAAAATTAAACATACTACTAACAACACAATGGCGGGATGCATAAGTACAGAGCCAATTCAAATGGATATCaaccaaaacagaccaaacagtAACAGTAATATCAATGAAGACAAATAAACGAACACGTATTACACgttttaagatgataaacaacgtcagtacacAGAACCAATACTTCAAGACCACTGTGAAATTTTTTACTATAAATCACTATTGACCAAAAAACCATAAAACTGAGGTCGAAGTCAGTCATGTATGTACACATAAACATTACAACTCAAAATGTAGTTGATGTATTACACaaagtcatgtttttctctgacttttTATGACGACTTTACACTTAATATATTGGATATTGGacgtgtactgattgatataaATCTAGTCtgaaatgcatgatttttttttattacttggTAGTGGTTTTGAACTAgatgtcagtaactgcaagtactcaGATCTGTAACATGAGTAATAACCTCAGACTTTTTAATGTTTGCTTCTAGAATTAGGTCATTACACAATTTAAGTAGCTCTGGCGATTCTTCGGCCTCGAAGAACCTACGGCCATGAGACTTCTTCTGCTTTACTTCACATTCTGCTTGACCTTTTTCGGACCGAGACTTCTTCTTCTGTTTTACTTCACATTCTTCTTGACTCTTTCCGGACGTGTTCATGTTTTCTAATTCGTTTTCACTatattgtttgatgtttttgggtACATCATACTCAACGGGACCTGTCGAATCGTTGTCGGTGTTATCTTTGGGCCAGTGAATCGACTTCGTAATGTTCCCAAGATCACTCCCCTTTCCCTGCATTTTGTAATGCACCACTTGATTGTCATTGTACGTTGCGTTTTGGATATAAATCAAATGCGTTTGATTACCTTCCATGACCGCAGCTATCATGTTTGTAACGGGAACCGCTAGTTCTCTGTGTATCGAGGAAACAAATAACGTATTACACAATGGCGGGATGCATAAGTACAGAGCCAATTCAAAAGGATATCTacaaaaacagaccaaacagtAACAGTAATATCAATGAAGACAAATAAACGAACACTTATAACACGTTTTAAGATGATAACTAACGTCAGTAAACAGAACCAATACTGCAAGACCACTGTGAATTTTATTACTATAAATCACTATTGaccaaagaacaataaaactgAGGTCGAAGTCAGTCATGTATGCACACATAACAAACATTACAATTCAAAATGTAGTTGACGTATTGCataaggtcatgtttttctctgacttttTATGACGACTTTACACTTAAAatattggatgtgtactgattgaaaATCTAGTCTGAGATGTATGATTGTTTTTATAACTTGGTAGTGGTTTTGAACTAgatgtcagtaactgcaagtactctcagatctgtaacATGAGTAATAACCTCAGACTTTTTAATGTTTCCTTTTATGATTAAGTCATTACACAATTCAAGTAGCTCTAACGATTCCTCGGCCTCGAAGGACCTACGGCCATGAGACTTCTTCTGTTTTACTTCACATTCTTCTTGACTCTTTCCGGACGTGTTCATGTTTTCTAATTCGTTTTCACTATATTGTTTGATGTTATCGGGTACATCATACTCAACGGTACCTGTCGAATCGTTGTCAGTGTTATCTTTGGGCCAGTGAATCGACTTCGTAATGTTCCCAAGATCACTCCCCTTTCCCTGCATTTTGTAATGCAACACTTGATTGTCACTGTTCATTGCGTTTTGGAtattagtcaaatgcgtttgaTTACCTTCCATGACCGCAGCTATCATGTTTGTAACGGGAACCGCTAGTTCTCTATGTATCgagaaaacaaattaagtaTAACACAATGGCGGAATGCATAAGTACAGAGCCAATTCAAAAGGATATCaaccaaaacagaccaaacagAAACAGAAATATCAATGAAGACAAATAAACGAACacttataacacattttaagatgataaacaacgtcagtacacAGAACCAATACTTCAAGACCACTGTGAATTTTATTACTATAAATCACTATTGACCAAAGAACCATGAAACTGAGGTTGAAGTCGGTCATGTATGTTCACATAACAAACATTACAACTCAAAATGTAGTTGACGTAtggcacaaggtcatgttttttctCTGACTTTTTATGACGACTTTACACTCACTTAATATATTGGatattggatgtgtactgattgatactCTAGTCtgaaatgcatgatttttttaatacttggTAGTGGTTTTGAACTAGAgatgtcagtaactgcaagtactctcagatctgtaacATGAGTAATAACCTCAGACTTTTTAATGTTTCCTTTTAGGATTAAGTCATTACACAATTCAAGTAGCTCTGACGATTCCTCGGCCTCGAAGAACCTACGGCCATGAGACTTCTTCTTTTGCTTTACTTCACATTCTTCTTGACTTTTTTCGGACTGAGActcctttttttgttttatctcacATTCGTCTTCACTCTTTCAGGACGTGTTCATGCTTTCTAATTCTTTTTCACTATATTGTTTGATGTTATTGGGTACATCATACTCAACGGTACCTGTCGAATCGTTGTCGGTGTTATCTTTGGGCCAGTGAATCGACTTCGTAATGTTCCCAAGATCACTCCCCTTTCCCTGCATTTTGTAATGCAACACTTGATTGTCACTGTTCATTGCGTTTTGGAtattagtcaaatgcgtttgaTTACCTTCCATGACCGCAGCTATCATGTTTGTAACGGGAACCGCTAGTTCTCTATGTATCGAGGATACAAATAACGTATAACACAATGGCGGGATGCATAAGTACAGAGCCAATTCAAAAGGATATCaaccaaaacagaccaaacagtAACAGAAATATCAATGaagacaaatacattttaagatgataaacaacgtcagtaaaCAGAACCAATACTTCAAGACCACTGTGAATTTTATTACTATAAATCACTATTGACCAAAGAACCATAAAACTGAGGTCGAAGTCAGTCATGTATGCACACATAACAAACATTACAACTCAAAATGTAGTTGACgtattgcacaaggtcatgtttttctctgacttttTATGACGACTTTACACTTAATatattggatgtgtactgattgaaaATCTAGTCTGAGATGTATGATTGTTTTTATAACTTGGTAGTGGTTTTGAACTAgatgtcagtaactgcaagtactcagatctgtaacatgtgtaataacCTCAGACTTTTTAATGTTTCCTTTTAGGATTAAGTCATTACACAATTCAAGTAGCTCTAACGATTCCTCGGCCTCGAAGGACCTACGGCCATGAGACTTCTTCTACTTTACTTCAAATTTCTTCTTGACTTTTTTCGGACTGAGACTTCTTCTTCTGTTTTACCTCACATTCTTCTTGACTCTTTCCGGATGTGTTCATGTTTTCTAATTCTTTTTCACTATATTGTTTGATGTTATTGGGTACACCATACTCAACGGTTCCTGTCGAACCGTTGTCGTTGTTATCTTTGGGTCAGTGAATCGACTTCGTAATGTTCCTAAAGTCACTCCCCTTTCCCTGCATTTTGTAATGCACCACTTGATTGTCACTGTTCATTGCGTTTTGGATATTAGTCAACTGCGTTTGATTTCCTTCCACGACCGCAGCTATCATGTTTGTAACGGGAACCGCTAGTTCTCTATGTATCgagaaaacaaattaagtaTAACACAATGGCGGAATGCATAAGTACAGAGCCAATTCAAATGGATATCAAtcaaaacagaccaaacagtAACAGTAATATTAATGAAGACAAATAAACGAACACTTATAACACgtttaagatgataaacaacgtcagtacacAGAACCAATAATTCAAGACCACTGTGAGTTTTATTACTATAAATCACTATTGaccaaagaacaataaaactgAGGTCGAAGTCAGTCATGTATGTACACATAACAAACATTACAACTCAAAATGTAGTTGACGTATTGCataaggtcatgtttttctctgacttttTATGACGACTTTAAACTTAATATAATGGATATTGGATGCATACTGATTGATAATCTAGTCtgagatgcatgatttttttttattacttggTAGTGGCTTTGAATTAGGtttcagtaactgcaagtactctcagatctgttatgtcttctttttgttttaaggATATATGAATACCCGaccacgtccactctgtgtagtatttgtatttaatccatttgatgagtttagcctttttcaattgattttttaattcgttcttatgctgtactgttacaccactgtcccaggttggGAAGAGGGTTAGGATCCCGCGAACATGTTTAAAcccaccacattctgtatgtatgtgcctgtcccaattcaggagcttgtaattcagtgtttgtcgtttgattatgtgttacatatctggggtttgttttgtatataaattagaccgttagttttctcgtttgttgCCTGTTcgaaataatgaacgaaaaacataaaatgataaCCAATAACAGACACTAACGTGGGCcagacacatacagaatgtt comes from the Mytilus trossulus isolate FHL-02 chromosome 3, PNRI_Mtr1.1.1.hap1, whole genome shotgun sequence genome and includes:
- the LOC134712002 gene encoding QRFP-like peptide receptor; its protein translation is MEIISGQHNKAVSVNGTVNMLGNHSHFKNNSMEFNGTADDYDEYGCPLMGYPHADFTQITSVYSVLIVVYVLIMMMAIFGNILVIWTVWRNAHMHTVTNYYIVNLAISDFLVASIDMPLKLLEYTSPCQWHIFNSDNLCAFLSYTLPIFVFASVLTLVAISLERYYAIVHPLSAMKVNSKSRTKKIIAVTWVIPICVASPYLYCKNYVFTISSDYGMISRQICSDRFDELDGNTGTFRRVFFILLFVIMYFLPMMIIIGTCTKIAMCLLRPIVIENTHLRRRDSKRRNEVNKRKVARMVIVVAVAFIVAWSPQYFVSIISQLQESSFLREEQFLFTMLMTHLFGFINSCVNPFIYTAMSEKFRKSFRRTLGKVFCNYYCRQRLFYRGSMSQRRSTAITTHASSFTDPEAEPLRSHSNFPRYKLQVKATPSRSSSSDGNSSCRSNSRLTKNGTGNSKETCLSLQCNSDENIVANPKQCHVRFKPNHIDIPDSDSLSVINTFSTDDNPTILQKGSRKSPITTNGCSYHGKDSVDSFS